Genomic segment of Streptomyces longhuiensis:
AATCCGGAACACCAAGGCAAGAAGTTCACCGCCGCCTCACTCTCCGAGCCGCGCGGGCTGCGCGTCTGGTCGCCGGTGACGACGCTGTGGCAGCCGACGCGGGCCCAGGCGGACGAGGTCCTGGCCGAGTCCGACGGCGCGGGGGCCCTGAAGGTCTGACCTCGTCCACCTGGCATCAGGCCGCGGCGCGGACCGCGAGAAGCGAGGCGTCGTCCTGGAGCGGGCCCTCCGCGTGGCGGAGCAGGTCGGCGGCGAGGGCGTCGGTGAAGTCTTCGAGGGCCGCGTTCCCCAGGGCGGCGGCCCGCTCCGCCAGCGGGTAGAACACACCGCGCGCGTCCCTGGCCTCGCTCACCCCGTCCGTGTAAAGGAGCATGCACTCCCAGGCGGTGGCCGGCACCGGCTGGGCGGCGCACCATCCGGAGTGGAGGTCGAGCAGGCCGAGCGGTGGTGCGGGCGCGGGGACCGCGGCGTGGACGGCGGCGCCGTCGCGCAGCAGGACGGGCGGCGGGTGTCCGCAGCAGACCAGTTGGGCGGATCCGTCGGACTCGACGCTGAGCAGGGTCGCCGTGACGAAGCGGTCGGGTTCGTCCGAGTGCGCGACCAGCGAGTGCAGCCGTACGGCGATGCCCTCCAACCGCGCCTCACAGGCGGCCAGATCGCGCCAGGCGCGTAAGACGTTGTCCGCGGTGCGGGCGAGAGCGCGGCCTTTGCCCATGACGTCACCCATCAACAGACGTGTGCCGTAAGGGGATTCGACGGCTCCGTACACGTCGCCGCCCGCTCCCGCGGGGCTTCTCTCCACCGGCGCGGTGGTGGCGTTCGCCAGGTGCCGGGCGCTGACGCGCAGGGCGCCGACCCGCTCGGGGAGAGGGGAGACCGGCTGGGAACGGGCAGTCATGCAGGGACCTTCCGGGGTGCGGCCGGGCGTGCTGCCCGACGTGACGCGCCGCGCAAGTGTAGCCAGTCGAGCGCGCCCGGTAACCGATTGTCACCGAATCCGTGCCACCGGATGCCGCCGCCCCGAGGTCGTCAACTTCGCACTGGAGTACGCCAGTTCACATAACCCCACTGCGGCCCCTCAGTCGGTGAGGTCGGCCCGCAGCGTCAGCAGGTTCGTGCCGAGGGCGCGTACGGCGGCGCTGTTGTACCGCGGCAGGCTCTTCAGCCGCGCGCGGGCGTCGTCGTCCCGCAGCAGATGTGCCG
This window contains:
- a CDS encoding PP2C family protein-serine/threonine phosphatase, whose product is MTARSQPVSPLPERVGALRVSARHLANATTAPVERSPAGAGGDVYGAVESPYGTRLLMGDVMGKGRALARTADNVLRAWRDLAACEARLEGIAVRLHSLVAHSDEPDRFVTATLLSVESDGSAQLVCCGHPPPVLLRDGAAVHAAVPAPAPPLGLLDLHSGWCAAQPVPATAWECMLLYTDGVSEARDARGVFYPLAERAAALGNAALEDFTDALAADLLRHAEGPLQDDASLLAVRAAA